The following proteins are co-located in the Actinomycetota bacterium genome:
- a CDS encoding NfeD family protein yields GLASGLVVGGLALVMMRTLINMPTDETVSTRGLEGSQGTVITTIPDEGYGEVTLRHHGEQRKYNARADARVAAGTQVRVVAVLSPSAVLVERATPPPES; encoded by the coding sequence GGCCTCGCGAGCGGGTTGGTCGTCGGCGGCCTGGCCCTCGTGATGATGCGGACGCTCATCAACATGCCGACCGACGAGACCGTCTCGACCCGTGGGCTCGAGGGCTCGCAGGGCACCGTGATCACGACCATCCCCGACGAGGGCTACGGTGAGGTGACGCTCCGCCACCACGGCGAGCAGCGCAAGTACAACGCACGGGCCGACGCACGGGTGGCGGCGGGGACACAGGTGCGCGTCGTCGCCGTCCTGTCGCCGTCGGCCGTGCTCGTCGAGCGGGCCACGCCCCCGCCCGAGTCTTGA
- a CDS encoding DMT family transporter, which produces MAEHTGGDVNEDVVQPASRGQHPVRWPRHPLLRTWTGVILISFSAVWVRAADIEPARSAFLRNAYALPIFAALIWLRRRRSAGERRSPGAGIVPFAAIAGLFLGMDFIAWHKSIVIIGAGLGTMLPNVQVVFVSIIAIFAFDERPHAAFWGALVPVLAGVWILGVGGEPIAAGGSMLVGVGLGVLAGLFYAVYLVVLRHARLRRPAARSLEVIASATLGAAILTGVSALFQGVAGPAATPADNGLMLAYAFGSQVLGWLLITSSLHLLPASITAVALLLQPVLAMVWGATLLDEPIGAVEVGGAATLLLGVIAAHRAVVVGQGRQRAAIQDEPAG; this is translated from the coding sequence GTGGCGGAGCACACGGGCGGCGATGTGAACGAGGATGTGGTGCAGCCGGCGTCGAGAGGCCAGCACCCCGTGCGATGGCCACGCCATCCGCTCCTACGCACCTGGACCGGCGTGATCCTCATAAGCTTCAGCGCCGTCTGGGTGCGGGCAGCCGACATCGAACCGGCGAGGTCGGCCTTCCTCCGCAATGCCTACGCGCTGCCGATCTTCGCTGCGCTCATCTGGTTGAGGCGCCGACGATCGGCGGGGGAGCGCCGGTCGCCAGGCGCCGGGATCGTGCCGTTCGCCGCCATCGCCGGTCTGTTCCTCGGCATGGACTTCATCGCCTGGCACAAGTCCATCGTGATCATCGGTGCCGGTCTCGGCACGATGCTGCCCAACGTCCAGGTCGTCTTCGTCAGCATCATCGCGATCTTCGCCTTCGACGAACGACCGCACGCCGCCTTCTGGGGCGCGCTGGTCCCGGTCCTGGCGGGGGTGTGGATCCTCGGCGTGGGCGGCGAACCCATCGCCGCGGGAGGCTCGATGCTTGTCGGCGTCGGGCTCGGCGTGCTGGCCGGGCTCTTCTACGCCGTCTACCTCGTCGTCCTGCGGCACGCGCGACTCCGTCGGCCGGCCGCCCGGTCGCTCGAGGTGATCGCTTCAGCGACCCTCGGCGCGGCGATCCTCACCGGCGTCTCCGCGTTGTTCCAGGGAGTTGCGGGACCGGCAGCGACCCCGGCGGACAACGGTTTGATGCTCGCCTACGCGTTCGGCAGCCAGGTCCTGGGCTGGCTGCTCATCACCTCCTCGCTCCATCTCCTGCCGGCGAGCATCACCGCGGTCGCTCTGCTCCTCCAGCCGGTGCTCGCCATGGTCTGGGGGGCAACGCTCCTCGACGAGCCGATCGGTGCGGTCGAGGTGGGTGGTGCGGCCACCCTCCTGCTCGGGGTCATCGCCGCCCACCGCGCGGTCGTGGTCGGACAGGGCCGCCAACGCGCCGCCATCCAGGACGAACCCGCAGGTTAG
- a CDS encoding DUF3179 domain-containing protein, producing MSRRAILKGIGVAGLVGAGGYLAARRLVDREPVEPPGGGGLPGDEPVRSEPLVGSHELDDFVSAIQSGGPPPDGIPPIDDPVYVPASDADFLDEADVVFGHVVDGEPRVYPQLVLVWHEIVNEHDSRGPISVTYCPLTGSVVGFRPHAGIEELGTSGNLVNSNLLMYDRTHDSNWPQILGRAIDGPRRGDELEEFPLEWTTWGRWREVHPDTAVLSTETGYLRDYGSDPYGSYNPLGGYYEPDSRRLFPVMYEDERFPAKEVFFGAKVGDGRLAVRKSLVRDRRVVAASCPGGPVVFLYDPALDTGRAFVAEIDGQRVDLSLDSRDGTYLDATTRSHWNARGEALDGPLAGRTLDRVVAYDVMWFSWVAFFPHTDVVA from the coding sequence GTGAGCAGGCGGGCGATCCTCAAGGGCATCGGCGTGGCTGGCCTCGTCGGCGCGGGTGGGTACCTGGCCGCCCGACGTCTCGTCGACCGCGAGCCCGTCGAGCCCCCGGGCGGTGGTGGGCTGCCGGGCGACGAACCGGTCAGGTCAGAACCACTGGTCGGGTCCCACGAGCTCGACGACTTCGTGTCCGCCATCCAAAGTGGCGGTCCACCCCCGGATGGGATCCCACCGATAGACGATCCGGTGTACGTGCCGGCAAGCGATGCGGACTTCCTCGACGAGGCCGACGTCGTCTTCGGGCACGTCGTCGACGGCGAACCGCGCGTCTACCCGCAGCTGGTGCTCGTCTGGCACGAGATCGTCAACGAGCACGACAGCCGCGGGCCCATCTCGGTCACCTACTGTCCCCTGACCGGGTCGGTCGTTGGCTTCCGCCCCCATGCCGGCATCGAGGAGCTCGGCACGAGTGGGAACCTCGTCAACTCGAACCTGCTGATGTACGACCGGACGCACGACAGCAACTGGCCGCAGATCCTCGGCCGAGCCATCGACGGCCCGCGGCGCGGCGACGAGCTCGAGGAGTTCCCGCTGGAGTGGACCACGTGGGGACGGTGGCGCGAGGTCCACCCCGACACCGCCGTCCTGTCGACGGAGACCGGCTACCTGCGCGACTACGGATCCGATCCGTATGGCTCGTACAACCCGCTCGGCGGCTACTACGAGCCCGACAGCCGACGCCTGTTCCCGGTGATGTACGAGGACGAGCGGTTCCCAGCGAAGGAGGTGTTCTTCGGCGCGAAGGTCGGCGACGGCCGTCTCGCGGTACGGAAGTCACTGGTCCGCGACCGGCGCGTCGTCGCCGCGTCGTGTCCGGGCGGGCCGGTCGTCTTCTTGTACGACCCCGCCCTCGACACCGGAAGAGCGTTCGTCGCGGAGATCGACGGCCAGCGCGTGGACCTCTCGCTCGACTCACGAGACGGGACGTACCTCGACGCGACCACACGATCTCACTGGAACGCACGTGGCGAGGCCCTCGACGGGCCGCTGGCGGGTCGGACGCTCGATCGGGTCGTCGCCTACGACGTGATGTGGTTCTCGTGGGTGGCGTTCTTCCCGCACACGGACGTCGTCGCGTGA
- a CDS encoding NAD(P)/FAD-dependent oxidoreductase: MGKTRQYDVVVIGGGSTGENVAWYARENDLSVALVESELIGGECSYWACMPSKALLRPGEALAAARRVPGAEPAVTGQVDVKRTLSSRDSFASSWDDTSQAKWVESVGADIVRGHGRIAGERRVDVETPDGGAVTLEASRAVVVATGTLAALPPIDAIEDVGVWDNRDITSAEEIPSRLLVLGGGVVGVEMAQAFRRLGSSQVTIVEMTDHLLPPEEAFAGRELQDAFEQEGITVRTEALGTGLRRNDDGQVVLTLKNGDEVIGDEILVATGRRARTQNIGLETIGLEPDGFLEVDGHLRVAGVDGDWLYAAGDVNGRALLTHQGKYQARVLGDLLGGREGPEWPGTGAWADDRAIPRVVFTDPQVAAVGRTEQQARDAGLTVRTADYDLGHTAGGALRGKGVSGTAKIVIDDDGDVIVGATFVGPDVGEMLHAATIAIVGEVPITRLWHAVPAFPTVSEVWLRLLEADRGIS, encoded by the coding sequence GTGGGCAAGACGCGGCAGTACGACGTCGTGGTGATCGGCGGCGGGTCGACCGGAGAGAACGTCGCGTGGTACGCGCGCGAGAACGATCTGAGCGTCGCGCTCGTCGAGAGCGAACTCATCGGCGGCGAGTGCTCGTACTGGGCCTGCATGCCGTCCAAGGCGCTCCTGCGACCCGGCGAGGCGCTCGCCGCGGCACGCCGGGTCCCCGGCGCGGAGCCGGCCGTCACCGGCCAGGTCGACGTGAAGCGGACGTTGTCCAGTCGTGACTCGTTCGCCAGCAGCTGGGACGACACGTCGCAAGCCAAGTGGGTCGAGTCGGTCGGCGCGGACATCGTCCGTGGTCACGGCCGCATCGCGGGAGAGCGGAGGGTCGACGTCGAGACCCCCGACGGCGGCGCCGTGACGCTCGAGGCGTCCCGGGCGGTGGTCGTCGCGACGGGAACGTTGGCGGCCCTACCCCCGATCGACGCGATCGAGGACGTCGGCGTCTGGGACAACCGCGACATCACATCCGCTGAGGAGATCCCCTCGCGGCTGCTCGTCCTCGGCGGCGGGGTCGTGGGGGTGGAGATGGCCCAGGCGTTCCGCCGGCTCGGCTCGTCGCAGGTCACGATCGTGGAGATGACCGACCACCTGCTCCCTCCGGAGGAAGCGTTCGCCGGTCGGGAGTTGCAGGACGCGTTCGAACAGGAGGGGATCACCGTGCGCACTGAGGCGCTCGGGACCGGACTGCGACGCAACGACGACGGGCAGGTCGTTCTCACCCTGAAGAACGGCGACGAGGTCATCGGCGACGAGATCCTCGTCGCGACCGGACGCCGGGCACGCACGCAGAACATCGGGCTGGAGACCATCGGGTTGGAACCCGACGGCTTCCTGGAGGTCGACGGCCACCTGCGCGTCGCAGGCGTGGACGGCGACTGGCTGTACGCGGCCGGGGATGTGAACGGACGCGCGCTGCTCACCCACCAGGGCAAGTACCAGGCACGGGTCCTCGGCGACCTCCTCGGAGGCCGGGAAGGGCCCGAATGGCCAGGTACGGGCGCGTGGGCCGACGACCGCGCGATCCCCCGCGTGGTCTTCACCGATCCTCAGGTCGCCGCTGTGGGCCGCACCGAGCAGCAGGCTCGCGACGCGGGGCTGACGGTGCGCACCGCGGACTACGACCTCGGCCACACCGCCGGCGGAGCGCTGCGCGGCAAGGGCGTCTCGGGCACCGCGAAGATCGTCATAGATGACGACGGCGACGTCATCGTCGGCGCGACCTTCGTCGGCCCTGATGTCGGCGAGATGCTCCACGCGGCCACGATCGCGATCGTCGGCGAGGTCCCGATCACCCGACTCTGGCACGCGGTCCCCGCGTTCCCGACGGTAAGCGAGGTGTGGCTCCGCCTGCTCGAAGCCGACCGCGGGATCTCCTGA